One Ignavibacteria bacterium genomic window, CCGGATTGAGCGTGAGCGGCAAGGAGGCCGCCAAAGAGTCCGATCTTGAGGAATTCCGAGGCAAAGAACTCGGGTGCAATGGTGAAGAGAATGCCCCCACCGGCATAGACTGCCAAGTCCGACATGGAATATTGGTAGCCCCCTGCCTCAACAAACCACGGGTTTCGGTCTGATGAGAGGCGATATTGAGAAAAGAAACCGGGGTTGAATTCATTGTAGGTGTCCGGTTCAAACGGATGAATGGAGCCGATACTTGCTCCAACGAACCACTGCTTACGATGTCCGCCGGGGCGCAGGGGATCGATCATGGCTGAGTCAAAGGGGCTAAACCCAACGCCCAATCGGCACCACGTTTGGGGTCCGGCAAACACAGCTCTATAGCTTTTTGCAGGGGGCTCATTTTCCACCATGGGCCGTGTGGACTCTATATGATCGTACCCCGCGCCGAGGTGCAGACTCCATTGGTCAGTAAGCTTGTAGGAGAGATCAAGCATAGCGCCAAACGTCCAGGTTGGATTAGCATAGGAGACCACAACAGTATCAAACTCATAATCGAGCTCGCTGCGTCGGTGAGTGATGTTTGCACCACCGATCGTTCCCAGGATAGAGAGACGTGTGCGGTCAAGGGTAAACGTCCAGCCAAGAACCCCCGTTAATGTTGTCAGCGTTGACGCCCCATCCACCTCTTCAAACACCCACCCACTTGCGCCCGTGTTAGACTCCACGCGTGTGGGTATGGCAAGAGACGATGCTATGCGAAACCCAACAGTTGGACCATTCAAGCTCCAATACACTTCACTTCCCAGTTGTGCGTTGAGAGATTCGTTTGTGGTGCTTGCTCCGCCCCCTATCACAAGTGTTGGTTGTGCATAGATGGCAGTTGAACTAACAAGCAGTAGTATTGAGCAGAGGGTTATCGTATGCTTCATGGTGATTTCCGACGCAATCTCGTCACAATGCTTGTATTGGCATGTGCAGTTTCTGCATGTGGTCCACTCGCCACCGGACCACTCCAAACAGGCGGGTATGCAGACCGTATCGAACTTCGCAATTATGCAGAGAGAGCAAGGGGCTACTCACTCAATGATGATGAGCCACTTGATGGGTTGATAGTGATTGGTAGTCAGCATGCATACTCCGACGGCTCTTTTCTGAGTTGGATCGATGTTGGAATGGTCAACGATAAGGGATTCATCCAGCCAGTATCGGCACGACTACAAAACAATTCGTATAGCCTGTTTCGTCGAAGCGGTTCTGGCACAGTTTCGTTTGTTGGAGTTATAGACATCAATCAGCCGAGGAACTCATTGTTGATGTGGTGGGGGTCGGACACTGTGGAGCTGCAATGGAATCAGATCTTGGAGTCGGATATTGGGAACCTAACACCAACGTTCTTTCAATCGCCCGACACAAGCCGTCCGCTCAGTCTTGCTATGTCGGGTAGGAAGGTAGACAGCGTAGAGCTATTCTATATAGACATCCTCAATGACCGCGACATATCCCCCATCCGCTATGCTTCACTCCACCCCGATACCGACCCCTTCATCTTCTCCAACGAGAATTTTCCCGACGTACTCCCACTAAGAACCCACATCGTGCTAACACGATCCTACTACCACGTGATCATTGCCCCCAACGGCAAACGTATAGGAGTGCTTCAGGACGTTGACCATATGTTTACGATAGAGTGGTAATTGCCGATAATTCGAATAATCTTCGTATACTTGTAATCCTCATCGCGGGGTGGAGCAATTGGTAGCTCGTCGGGCTCATAACCCGAAGGTTGTAGGTTCAAGTCCTGCCCCCGCTACTCCCAGAAAACTTAAGCCCTTGTAACTCATGTTGTTACGAGGGCTTTTGCTTTTCAGGTGACGGTACAGGTGACGGTTTTTAACTTCATGTCTTAGTTTCTCGCTTGGAGTTACCAAGTATCACGTTCTACCATTGAAGGGTGTTTGACTTGTCATCATCAATATGCGTTCACATCCGAGCAAGCAACGTTTATCAATGAGTTTGCCCCTGCCCTTCCCAAACGTTGGGCGTACAATATTGAAATCCTGATTACTCAAGCAAGCACAGTCATCGATATAGAGAAAATTTATGAAGTGCTACTTGCCAGCAAATCAAAGGTATTACGAGGGTTGATTAACTTTCCTGAGATACATTCGCTTGGGCAATACATTGATCATTCAGGATCCGCATTGGTAATCACATCCCAGCACGATGGTGAGGGAATGGTAGTTCGCCACCTTGATTTCGTTGGCAGTTCGCCGCGCGACTGGGTACTAAGCGCTGTAAAAAATGCCGAGACAATTCTGGAGCTTATCGAAAGGCTCGTGGTTATTTGCCAGAGTGAAACCGATGCCATACGATCGGACGATGTAGAAAGACGGCACAAACTGGTGCCACCACTCGATGTTCAGAATCC contains:
- a CDS encoding TonB-dependent receptor; translated protein: MKHTITLCSILLLVSSTAIYAQPTLVIGGGASTTNESLNAQLGSEVYWSLNGPTVGFRIASSLAIPTRVESNTGASGWVFEEVDGASTLTTLTGVLGWTFTLDRTRLSILGTIGGANITHRRSELDYEFDTVVVSYANPTWTFGAMLDLSYKLTDQWSLHLGAGYDHIESTRPMVENEPPAKSYRAVFAGPQTWCRLGVGFSPFDSAMIDPLRPGGHRKQWFVGASIGSIHPFEPDTYNEFNPGFFSQYRLSSDRNPWFVEAGGYQYSMSDLAVYAGGGILFTIAPEFFASEFLKIGLFGGLLAAHAQSGPVLTPVLSPRIVVDTHLGSVSVVIIPAWESTAFGLTYAIPMW